The following proteins are co-located in the Shouchella hunanensis genome:
- the rsmB gene encoding 16S rRNA (cytosine(967)-C(5))-methyltransferase RsmB, whose translation MTKDKATVREVAMDALVKIEKNQAYSHLLVNHTLKEAGLSHQDTGLLTELVYGTVARRLTLDYYLSPFLNKSKKKRELWVDVLLRLSVYQMVYLDRIPDRAIVHEAVTIANKRGHKGISGLVNGVLRSIQREGFPTFSTIEDEVTRLAIETSHPEWLLKKWIEQYSYDDARAMALINNEPPETSLRVNRMKTTVEQVISKLEEEGVEVVPSELLPDLAIIVKKGNPFSTVAYQHGYFTAQDEASMLVGLLVGAEENMDVLDTCAAPGGKSTHLAESLNGTGSVTSFDLHKQKIKLINEQVARLQLPNVTADTQDAKTLTDRIEHAYDRVLVDAPCTGFGVIRRKPDIRWSKTEEDTNRITHTQQLILANASQFVQPTGTLVYSTCTVDHEENDRVVEAFLSTHPFVVDEAAFERLPKQVRDNGRFGQYGLTILPQDFQTDGFFMVALKHA comes from the coding sequence ATGACGAAAGATAAAGCAACCGTACGAGAAGTCGCAATGGATGCGTTAGTTAAAATTGAAAAGAACCAAGCCTATAGCCATTTACTCGTTAATCATACGTTAAAAGAAGCTGGACTAAGTCATCAAGATACAGGTCTGTTAACAGAACTTGTTTATGGAACAGTTGCACGGCGGTTAACACTTGATTATTACTTATCACCATTTTTAAACAAAAGCAAGAAGAAACGAGAGCTGTGGGTCGATGTGTTGCTGCGTCTTTCTGTTTACCAAATGGTTTATTTGGATCGTATTCCGGATCGGGCCATCGTTCACGAAGCAGTGACCATTGCCAATAAACGGGGACATAAAGGAATAAGTGGACTAGTAAATGGTGTGCTCCGCTCCATTCAACGTGAGGGCTTCCCAACGTTTAGCACTATAGAGGATGAAGTGACTCGCTTAGCTATTGAGACAAGTCATCCTGAATGGCTGTTAAAAAAATGGATAGAACAGTATAGCTATGATGATGCAAGAGCGATGGCATTAATAAACAACGAACCACCTGAAACGAGTCTTCGGGTGAACCGTATGAAAACGACCGTTGAACAAGTCATCAGCAAGTTAGAAGAGGAAGGAGTGGAAGTCGTTCCTTCAGAGCTACTTCCTGATCTCGCTATTATCGTGAAGAAAGGCAATCCATTCTCAACAGTAGCTTATCAGCACGGCTATTTTACAGCTCAAGACGAAGCTTCTATGCTTGTAGGACTACTAGTGGGTGCTGAAGAAAATATGGATGTACTAGATACATGTGCTGCTCCTGGAGGAAAATCAACTCATTTAGCAGAATCATTGAACGGAACAGGAAGTGTGACGTCTTTTGATTTACATAAGCAAAAGATTAAATTAATCAATGAACAAGTGGCGCGTTTGCAGCTACCAAATGTAACGGCAGACACGCAAGACGCTAAGACATTAACAGATCGAATAGAACACGCTTATGACCGAGTCCTTGTTGATGCACCTTGCACCGGATTCGGTGTGATTCGCCGGAAGCCGGACATTCGATGGTCAAAAACCGAAGAAGATACAAATCGCATCACACATACACAACAGCTTATTTTAGCGAATGCGAGCCAATTTGTGCAGCCTACTGGTACGCTCGTGTATAGTACGTGCACCGTAGATCATGAAGAGAATGATCGTGTTGTTGAGGCGTTTCTTTCAACGCATCCTTTTGTTGTTGATGAAGCAGCATTTGAGCGCTTACCAAAGCAAGTAAGAGACAATGGTCGTTTTGGTCAATACGGCTTAACCATTCTTCCGCAAGACTTTCAAACAGATGGATTTTTTATGGTTGCGTTAAAGCACGCCTAG
- the rsgA gene encoding ribosome small subunit-dependent GTPase A, with the protein MPSGLIMKALAGYYYVYDKGTIIQCRARGVFRKQKRSPLVGDHVEYQAENVTDGYIMDIQERSNELVRPPIANVDQAFLLFSVKEPDFSAALLDRFLVHIERQEILPIIIVTKMDLLTNEEKRDIQSFVSLYEKIGYQVRYISSKAELDFSVLTPLIKDNVTVIAGQSGVGKSSFLNLLKPGMNLETNEISSHLGRGKHTTRHVELIEIEQGLIADTPGFSSLDFEQMEQEELRFYFPEFVERMDECKFRGCLHDKEPGCGVKRGLEEGEIQQSRYDNYLQFLEEVKSQKRRY; encoded by the coding sequence ATGCCAAGTGGATTGATTATGAAGGCATTGGCAGGCTATTATTACGTGTATGACAAAGGAACGATCATACAGTGTCGAGCAAGAGGCGTCTTTCGTAAACAAAAGCGATCGCCGCTTGTTGGCGATCATGTAGAATATCAAGCAGAAAATGTAACAGATGGGTATATTATGGATATTCAAGAACGTAGCAATGAACTTGTGCGACCACCTATTGCAAATGTTGACCAAGCGTTTTTACTTTTTTCCGTTAAAGAACCTGATTTTTCAGCAGCACTTCTTGACCGCTTTCTCGTTCATATAGAGAGACAAGAGATCTTGCCAATCATTATCGTAACAAAAATGGATTTACTTACAAATGAGGAGAAGAGGGACATTCAGTCATTTGTCTCCCTTTATGAAAAAATCGGCTATCAAGTACGGTATATTTCCTCAAAAGCGGAGCTAGACTTTAGTGTGTTAACACCACTTATTAAAGACAATGTAACGGTTATTGCTGGTCAGTCAGGAGTCGGGAAATCTTCTTTTCTCAACTTATTAAAACCAGGGATGAATTTAGAGACGAATGAGATTTCCAGTCATTTAGGACGTGGAAAACATACGACTCGACATGTGGAATTAATTGAAATCGAGCAAGGTTTAATAGCGGATACTCCTGGGTTTAGCTCATTAGACTTTGAGCAAATGGAGCAAGAAGAGTTACGTTTTTATTTTCCGGAGTTTGTTGAACGAATGGACGAGTGTAAATTTCGCGGCTGTTTACATGATAAAGAGCCAGGCTGTGGTGTTAAGAGAGGGCTGGAAGAAGGAGAGATTCAGCAATCGAGATACGACAACTACCTTCAATTTTTAGAAGAAGTAAAAAGTCAGAAAAGGAGATATTAA
- the pknB gene encoding Stk1 family PASTA domain-containing Ser/Thr kinase yields MIGERIGDRYVVLDSIGGGGMANVYLALDVILDRHVAVKVLQPQFSKDEQFIKRFRREAQAATSLNNPHIVNIFDVGEEEDLYYIVMEYVKGRTLKEVIQEDGPLDIATALDYFKQILHGVGHAHAMQIVHRDMKPQNILISEDGEAKVTDFGIARAMTSTTITHTNSVMGSVHYLSPEQARGGHVTYRSDLYSLGIVLFEMVTGRIPFSGDTAVSIAIKHLQNEIPSARELVSSIPQSVEDIIKKATMKDPNQRFNSAEDVIWACDMALDPNQSLQLHTQLEDDDEEKTKELPIVAGFTNNEDQDKTIEIPVQKQDDVPVETAKQEDQKKEAEQTKKPAKKKKKWLWISIIGIGVIIGAFILALTLWSEVFFVEETTIPDVEGMEENEAIEEIESQRLIANVEPISTDEYEPGQVANQSPRAGRTVKEGSEVTLYVVASREEVTLDDYSGYTFTQAERLLEQLGFEVEEQSREDNSAQEGTVISQSPSNGSSVVPADTTVVLTVAVPETIQLDDLVNQTEEDVRAYFNAEGLRGTFEREHDEDIPAGRVIRQSPEPLTTMEQGDRVEIVLSRGPEPSEPDETPEVPQQPEGEVEDPVAADPVEDPTEEEEPSSVYRITQTVVVSEEHQSEERSFAVRIVATDANSQGDERVVVEETITTSTDFTIDLRVSPSYPGSYEVFIDDEFNRESDVYEYEE; encoded by the coding sequence ATGATTGGAGAACGAATTGGCGACCGCTACGTCGTATTGGACAGCATCGGCGGAGGCGGGATGGCGAATGTCTATTTAGCACTGGATGTTATTTTAGATCGTCATGTCGCAGTAAAAGTACTTCAGCCTCAATTCTCAAAAGACGAACAGTTTATTAAGCGTTTTAGAAGAGAAGCGCAAGCAGCGACAAGTTTGAACAATCCTCACATTGTCAATATATTTGACGTTGGAGAAGAAGAAGATCTTTATTATATTGTCATGGAATATGTCAAGGGCCGTACGCTAAAAGAAGTCATTCAAGAAGATGGCCCTTTAGATATTGCCACGGCTCTTGACTATTTTAAACAAATCTTGCATGGAGTAGGACACGCCCATGCCATGCAAATTGTCCATCGTGATATGAAACCGCAAAATATCCTTATTAGCGAAGATGGCGAAGCAAAAGTAACCGATTTTGGGATTGCTCGTGCGATGACCTCAACGACTATTACCCACACAAATTCAGTCATGGGATCGGTCCATTATTTATCTCCAGAACAAGCTCGTGGCGGTCATGTGACGTACCGGTCTGACTTATACTCGCTAGGCATTGTTCTGTTTGAAATGGTAACAGGGAGAATTCCGTTTTCTGGAGATACTGCGGTATCTATTGCGATTAAGCACTTGCAAAATGAAATTCCGTCGGCTAGAGAACTAGTATCGAGTATTCCGCAAAGTGTGGAAGACATTATTAAAAAAGCAACGATGAAAGACCCGAACCAACGGTTTAATTCTGCTGAAGACGTGATCTGGGCTTGTGATATGGCGTTAGATCCAAATCAATCGTTGCAGTTGCATACACAACTAGAAGACGATGATGAAGAAAAAACAAAGGAACTACCGATTGTAGCAGGCTTTACAAATAATGAAGATCAAGACAAAACGATCGAGATTCCTGTTCAAAAACAAGACGACGTCCCGGTAGAGACAGCGAAACAGGAAGATCAAAAAAAGGAAGCAGAACAAACAAAAAAGCCAGCGAAAAAGAAAAAGAAATGGCTTTGGATTAGCATCATTGGTATTGGTGTGATAATAGGGGCATTTATCCTAGCGCTAACGTTGTGGAGTGAAGTGTTTTTTGTAGAAGAAACAACCATTCCTGATGTGGAAGGAATGGAAGAGAACGAAGCAATTGAGGAAATTGAAAGCCAACGGCTTATTGCAAATGTTGAGCCAATCTCAACAGATGAATATGAACCGGGACAAGTAGCCAATCAATCTCCTCGAGCTGGGCGTACGGTAAAAGAAGGATCGGAAGTCACTTTATATGTCGTAGCATCGAGAGAAGAAGTAACGTTAGATGACTACTCTGGTTATACGTTTACACAAGCGGAGCGTTTGCTTGAGCAGCTTGGTTTTGAAGTGGAAGAGCAGTCTAGAGAAGATAATAGTGCCCAAGAAGGAACCGTCATTTCACAAAGCCCATCAAATGGTTCAAGCGTTGTTCCAGCCGATACGACGGTGGTACTCACTGTTGCTGTTCCAGAAACCATTCAGCTAGATGACCTCGTCAATCAAACCGAAGAAGATGTTCGGGCGTATTTTAATGCAGAGGGCTTGCGTGGTACGTTTGAGCGTGAGCATGATGAGGATATACCAGCAGGACGTGTTATTCGTCAATCACCTGAGCCTTTAACAACAATGGAACAAGGCGACCGTGTTGAAATTGTGTTATCCCGAGGGCCTGAACCAAGCGAACCAGACGAAACTCCAGAAGTCCCTCAACAACCTGAAGGGGAAGTAGAGGACCCAGTCGCCGCTGACCCTGTAGAAGACCCTACAGAAGAAGAAGAGCCAAGCTCGGTTTATCGAATTACACAAACGGTTGTGGTTTCAGAAGAACATCAATCAGAGGAACGGAGCTTTGCTGTACGAATCGTTGCAACAGATGCCAATTCCCAAGGTGATGAGCGGGTTGTTGTAGAAGAGACGATTACGACGTCAACGGATTTTACGATTGATTTACGAGTTAGTCCAAGCTACCCAGGCTCGTATGAAGTATTTATTGATGACGAGTTTAATAGAGAATCGGATGTGTATGAATATGAAGAATAA
- a CDS encoding Stp1/IreP family PP2C-type Ser/Thr phosphatase, giving the protein MIESTTFLTDIGKVRSNNEDNGAVLSSSTGTLAFVADGMGGHSAGDVASAIALRIMKKNWDELPLSLSAVEAEAFLQETFVEMNQAIFTHAKENKDCEGMGTTAVAAFCTEDYIAIAHVGDSRLYLLTEEGLKQQTMDHSLVAELVKNGQLSHEEAEDHPRKNIVLRALGTEPVVKVDTETIAADSVRLLMICSDGLSDKVKDTELATELNREDELSQIAKSLIARANDRGGEDNISVALVRFTEELE; this is encoded by the coding sequence TTGATAGAGAGCACGACATTTTTAACTGATATTGGAAAAGTTCGCTCGAATAATGAGGATAATGGTGCGGTTTTATCTTCTTCAACAGGAACACTAGCATTTGTTGCTGATGGTATGGGAGGGCACTCAGCTGGTGACGTGGCAAGTGCTATAGCCCTTCGGATTATGAAGAAAAACTGGGATGAACTACCACTTTCCTTGTCTGCAGTAGAAGCAGAAGCTTTTCTACAAGAAACCTTTGTTGAAATGAACCAAGCAATCTTTACGCATGCTAAGGAAAATAAAGATTGTGAGGGGATGGGAACGACAGCTGTTGCTGCTTTTTGCACTGAAGACTATATCGCCATCGCTCATGTTGGCGATAGTCGCTTGTATTTGTTAACAGAAGAAGGATTAAAGCAGCAAACGATGGATCATTCCCTTGTCGCCGAACTTGTGAAAAACGGACAATTGTCTCATGAGGAAGCAGAAGATCATCCGCGAAAAAATATCGTTTTAAGAGCCCTTGGCACAGAACCTGTCGTAAAAGTTGATACAGAAACCATTGCCGCCGACTCTGTTCGCTTGTTAATGATTTGTTCCGATGGGCTTTCTGATAAAGTAAAAGATACTGAACTAGCTACAGAATTAAACCGTGAGGATGAGCTGTCCCAAATTGCTAAGTCTCTAATAGCACGGGCAAATGACCGTGGAGGCGAAGATAATATTTCTGTTGCGTTAGTACGATTTACGGAGGAGCTTGAGTAA